One window of Branchiostoma lanceolatum isolate klBraLanc5 chromosome 8, klBraLanc5.hap2, whole genome shotgun sequence genomic DNA carries:
- the LOC136440837 gene encoding uncharacterized protein C7orf50 homolog isoform X2, translating to MVKTEAKKLLSSGEAVNFDPTESSKRKKKRKKNRVDHEGVAQIPTKSEEENNSQMDDDTTRTHSDSQKRKRKKPKDDSDQMVQQTKEKVQRKGDKSRDVDGESRGRDVDLPQKVEMETPGEETGEDGEEQEELSPEEARKMERKMKKLRKKEAKKSALPQEPVKEEEKKESVVHLGSVYLQTWKSDRPSWVFRKVRQVWLLRNMYNTDKVSDKDFPILLEYLAGLQGKGRETTVAETEKLLQAQEHREEGEEEGTGETLSAAQLERVRQVLQVLV from the exons ATGGTGAAGACAGAAGCCAAGAAACTATTGTCTTCAGGGGAAGCTGTGAACTTTGACCCTACAGAAAGTagtaaaagaaagaagaaaagaaagaagaatagAGTTGATCATGAGGGTGTGGCCCAGATACCAACTAAGTCAGAAGAAGAGAATAACTCCCAGATGGATGATGATACCACAAGGACACATTCTGACTCCCAAAAAAGGAAGAGAAAGAAACCCAAAGATGATTCTGATCAAATGGTTCAACAGACCAAGGAAAAGGTTCAGAGAAAAGGAGACAAAAGTAGGGATGTAGATGGTGAAAGTAGAGGCAGAGATGTCGACCTTCCACAGAAGGTAGAGATGGAGACACCAGGTGAGGAGACAGGTGAGGACGGGGAGGAGCAGGAGGAGCTTAGTCCTGAGGAGGCCAGGAAGATGGAGAGAAAGATGAAGAAATTGAGGAAGAAAGAAGCCAAGAAATCAGCACTACCCCAGGAGCCAG TTAAAgaagaggagaagaaggagTCTGTTGTGCACCTGGGCTCTGTGTACCTGCAGACGTGGAAGTCCGACCGGCCCAGCTGGGTGTTCCGTAAGGTGCGACAGGTGTGGCTGCTCAGGAACATGTACAACACAGACAAG GTGTCAGACAAAGACTTCCCCATCTTGCTGGAGTACCTGGCTGGGCTGCAGGGGAAGGGGAGGGAGACGACTGTCGCTGAGACGGAGAAACTGCTACAGGCTCAGGAGCAcagggaggagggggaggaggagggaaCAG GTGAGACGTTGTCAGCTGCCCAGCTGGAGCGTGTGAGGCAGGTGCTGCAGGTGCTGGTATAG
- the LOC136440837 gene encoding uncharacterized protein C7orf50 homolog isoform X1, with protein MVKTEAKKLLSSGEAVNFDPTESSKRKKKRKKNRVDHEGVAQIPTKSEEENNSQMDDDTTRTHSDSQKRKRKKPKDDSDQMVQQTKEKVQRKGDKSRDVDGESRGRDVDLPQKVEMETPGEETGEDGEEQEELSPEEARKMERKMKKLRKKEAKKSALPQEPVVKEEEKKESVVHLGSVYLQTWKSDRPSWVFRKVRQVWLLRNMYNTDKVSDKDFPILLEYLAGLQGKGRETTVAETEKLLQAQEHREEGEEEGTGETLSAAQLERVRQVLQVLV; from the exons ATGGTGAAGACAGAAGCCAAGAAACTATTGTCTTCAGGGGAAGCTGTGAACTTTGACCCTACAGAAAGTagtaaaagaaagaagaaaagaaagaagaatagAGTTGATCATGAGGGTGTGGCCCAGATACCAACTAAGTCAGAAGAAGAGAATAACTCCCAGATGGATGATGATACCACAAGGACACATTCTGACTCCCAAAAAAGGAAGAGAAAGAAACCCAAAGATGATTCTGATCAAATGGTTCAACAGACCAAGGAAAAGGTTCAGAGAAAAGGAGACAAAAGTAGGGATGTAGATGGTGAAAGTAGAGGCAGAGATGTCGACCTTCCACAGAAGGTAGAGATGGAGACACCAGGTGAGGAGACAGGTGAGGACGGGGAGGAGCAGGAGGAGCTTAGTCCTGAGGAGGCCAGGAAGATGGAGAGAAAGATGAAGAAATTGAGGAAGAAAGAAGCCAAGAAATCAGCACTACCCCAGGAGCCAG TAGTTAAAgaagaggagaagaaggagTCTGTTGTGCACCTGGGCTCTGTGTACCTGCAGACGTGGAAGTCCGACCGGCCCAGCTGGGTGTTCCGTAAGGTGCGACAGGTGTGGCTGCTCAGGAACATGTACAACACAGACAAG GTGTCAGACAAAGACTTCCCCATCTTGCTGGAGTACCTGGCTGGGCTGCAGGGGAAGGGGAGGGAGACGACTGTCGCTGAGACGGAGAAACTGCTACAGGCTCAGGAGCAcagggaggagggggaggaggagggaaCAG GTGAGACGTTGTCAGCTGCCCAGCTGGAGCGTGTGAGGCAGGTGCTGCAGGTGCTGGTATAG